The following proteins are co-located in the Pyrococcus abyssi GE5 genome:
- the pyrI gene encoding aspartate carbamoyltransferase regulatory subunit → MAELKVSAIKEGTVIDHIPAGKGLKVIEILKLGKLTNGGAVLLAMNVPSKKLGRKDIVKVEGRFLSEEEVNKIALVAPNATVNIIRDYKVVEKFKVEVPDVIEGILRCGNPNCITNHEYVTTKFYVISREPLKVRCHYCERTMEEEEILANL, encoded by the coding sequence ATGGCTGAGCTTAAGGTTTCCGCGATTAAGGAGGGAACCGTTATAGATCACATTCCAGCCGGGAAAGGGTTGAAGGTTATAGAGATCCTGAAGCTCGGCAAGTTAACAAATGGAGGGGCAGTTCTTCTAGCCATGAACGTTCCGAGCAAGAAGCTTGGTAGAAAAGATATAGTTAAGGTTGAGGGTAGGTTCCTCAGCGAGGAGGAGGTTAATAAGATAGCCTTGGTAGCTCCAAATGCAACGGTTAATATAATTAGGGACTACAAGGTCGTTGAGAAGTTTAAAGTCGAGGTCCCCGACGTTATAGAGGGAATACTGAGGTGTGGCAATCCAAACTGCATAACCAACCACGAATACGTTACAACGAAGTTCTACGTTATAAGTAGGGAACCTCTAAAGGTTCGTTGTCACTACTGTGAAAGAACAATGGAAGAGGAGGAGATACTGGCTAACCTTTGA
- a CDS encoding CGP-CTERM-anchored Cys-rich protein, protein MKKLGFTLLLLIIGLPIAKACFFPQDLYAVEVEIEGTYNLEPLLSAKNVLLEDGKIVYRSHYDPRLIVMVWKDTTLHVRVQIPTSFGKRTIYTETFEGIIPIDDVFERAKERGWKVSGNSIKKENIAIFITPKVGNECKADSDCKAQGCSGEACTPKNETVFSICIYREWYKCLNLTSCGCYHGTCSWKPTEDFIRCLKKYNATLEDIIRARAIVTIEVYDELGDEIIKEINDTLGCNIPTNFKKSESQGIIPDINPEDLNANLAIETELKWLRKIGVIDISEEDIKEISRIAKWGYAGHNSRIGFYDGEWKPYFNYSNAELVRCVGSGFKDYKEELPMETPEVGKTCGPAILALLSLLALGGRKYEDSNDVLGGDSATSDKGKGGKNP, encoded by the coding sequence ATGAAGAAGCTAGGTTTCACATTGCTACTCCTCATAATCGGCCTTCCCATAGCTAAGGCATGCTTCTTCCCCCAGGATTTATACGCAGTTGAAGTTGAGATTGAGGGAACCTATAACCTAGAACCACTTCTAAGCGCTAAAAACGTTCTTCTCGAGGATGGAAAAATAGTATACAGATCGCATTACGATCCAAGGCTAATAGTAATGGTATGGAAAGATACGACACTTCACGTTAGGGTGCAGATACCAACGTCATTCGGAAAGAGAACGATATACACGGAAACCTTTGAAGGCATAATTCCAATTGATGACGTCTTTGAGAGGGCTAAGGAGAGGGGGTGGAAAGTTTCTGGCAACTCCATTAAAAAAGAAAATATTGCCATTTTCATAACTCCAAAAGTTGGAAACGAGTGTAAAGCTGATTCAGACTGTAAAGCTCAAGGGTGTTCAGGAGAGGCCTGCACGCCCAAGAATGAGACCGTCTTCTCAATCTGCATATATAGGGAATGGTACAAGTGCCTGAACCTCACGAGCTGTGGCTGTTATCACGGGACGTGCTCCTGGAAGCCAACGGAGGACTTCATAAGATGCTTAAAGAAATACAATGCAACGCTTGAAGATATTATAAGGGCAAGGGCAATAGTGACTATCGAGGTTTACGATGAGCTAGGGGACGAGATTATAAAAGAAATAAATGACACCCTAGGGTGCAACATTCCAACGAACTTCAAGAAGAGCGAAAGTCAGGGGATAATTCCAGATATTAACCCGGAAGATTTAAACGCTAACTTAGCGATAGAAACGGAGCTTAAGTGGTTAAGGAAGATTGGCGTCATTGATATAAGCGAGGAGGACATTAAGGAGATAAGCAGGATCGCCAAATGGGGGTATGCGGGACACAACTCGAGGATAGGATTCTACGACGGAGAATGGAAGCCATACTTTAACTATTCAAACGCCGAGTTAGTCAGGTGCGTTGGAAGCGGATTTAAGGATTACAAAGAGGAATTGCCAATGGAAACCCCTGAGGTTGGAAAAACGTGCGGTCCAGCTATCTTGGCACTGCTTTCACTATTGGCACTAGGAGGGAGAAAATATGAGGACTCCAACGACGTTTTGGGCGGAGATAGTGCTACCAGCGATAAGGGCAAAGGTGGCAAGAATCCTTAG
- the dph5 gene encoding diphthine synthase → MALYFIGLGLYDEKDITLKGLEIARKCDYVFAEFYTSLMAGTNLERIEKLIGKEIRVLSREDVELNFERIVLPLAKDHDVAFLTAGDPLVATTHAELRLRAKKFGVESYVIHAPSIYSAIAITGLHIYKFGKSATISYPEKNWFPTSYYDVIKENLERGLHTLLFLDIKAEKGKYMTANEGMKLLLKVEDMKKEGVFTQETLVVVLARAGSLNPVIRAGYVRDMIREDFGSPPHVLIVPGRLHIVEAEYLVEIAGAPREIIR, encoded by the coding sequence ATGGCTTTATATTTCATCGGTCTTGGACTTTACGATGAGAAGGATATAACCCTAAAGGGCCTCGAGATAGCTAGGAAGTGCGACTACGTATTTGCGGAGTTTTATACATCTTTAATGGCTGGAACGAACCTAGAAAGAATTGAAAAATTGATTGGAAAAGAAATAAGGGTTTTAAGCAGAGAAGATGTCGAGCTTAACTTTGAAAGGATAGTTTTGCCTCTAGCTAAAGATCACGATGTGGCATTCCTGACGGCTGGGGATCCATTAGTTGCAACCACCCATGCGGAACTTAGGCTCAGGGCGAAGAAGTTCGGAGTTGAAAGCTATGTCATCCATGCTCCAAGCATATACTCGGCCATTGCAATAACTGGATTGCATATATATAAGTTTGGGAAGAGCGCGACAATCTCGTATCCAGAGAAGAATTGGTTTCCAACGAGTTACTATGACGTCATAAAGGAGAACTTAGAAAGAGGACTTCATACTTTGCTTTTCTTGGATATAAAGGCTGAGAAAGGAAAATATATGACTGCCAACGAAGGTATGAAATTGCTTCTTAAGGTCGAGGATATGAAAAAAGAAGGAGTATTTACTCAAGAAACGTTGGTAGTCGTTCTAGCTAGGGCAGGCTCTTTGAATCCGGTAATTAGGGCTGGATACGTTAGAGACATGATTAGAGAGGACTTTGGAAGCCCACCTCACGTGCTGATAGTTCCTGGGAGGTTGCACATAGTTGAGGCCGAGTATTTGGTCGAGATCGCTGGAGCTCCTAGAGAGATAATACGATAA
- a CDS encoding M20 metallopeptidase family protein — protein MNFNPVKEAEKIKDEIIAWRRDFHMYPELGFEEERTSKIVEEHLREWGYKIKRAGTGIIAEIGSGDKTVALRADMDALPIQEENDVPYKSRVPGKMHACGHDAHTAMLLGAAKIIAEHSDELSNRVRLLFQPAEEGGNGALKMIEAGAIEGVDAIFGIHVWAELESGVIGIREGPFLAGVGKFVAKIIGKGGHGAAPHLSIDPIPAAADAVLALQRIVAREVDPLDSAVVTVGRIQGGTAFNVIPQYVELEGTFRFFTQELGKFLEKRIREIIEGTAKAHNCEAEIKTEILGPPTINDEKMAKFVAETAKSLGLKVGEVRKTLGGEDFAFYLEKVPGAFIALGIRNEKKGIVYPHHHPKFDVDEDVLYLGTALEVALAFNFKG, from the coding sequence ATGAACTTCAATCCAGTTAAAGAGGCCGAGAAGATTAAAGATGAGATTATAGCTTGGAGAAGAGACTTCCACATGTATCCAGAGCTTGGATTCGAGGAGGAAAGAACCTCCAAGATAGTGGAAGAGCACTTGAGGGAGTGGGGATATAAGATAAAGAGGGCTGGAACTGGGATTATAGCGGAGATAGGCTCGGGGGATAAAACCGTAGCTCTGAGGGCTGATATGGATGCTCTGCCAATTCAGGAGGAGAATGATGTTCCCTATAAGTCCAGGGTTCCTGGGAAGATGCATGCCTGTGGTCACGATGCTCATACGGCAATGCTACTAGGTGCAGCTAAGATAATAGCGGAGCACTCCGACGAGCTAAGTAACAGGGTTCGCTTACTGTTCCAGCCAGCTGAGGAAGGAGGAAACGGTGCCTTAAAGATGATAGAGGCCGGAGCGATTGAGGGAGTTGATGCAATCTTCGGAATCCACGTGTGGGCCGAGCTCGAATCCGGGGTTATAGGAATAAGGGAAGGGCCGTTTTTGGCTGGAGTCGGTAAGTTCGTCGCTAAGATAATAGGAAAGGGAGGTCATGGAGCGGCACCTCACCTGTCGATAGACCCAATTCCAGCTGCTGCAGATGCGGTTCTAGCACTACAAAGGATAGTTGCGAGGGAAGTTGATCCCCTCGACAGTGCCGTCGTCACCGTTGGAAGGATTCAAGGTGGAACTGCCTTCAACGTCATTCCCCAGTATGTTGAGCTTGAGGGAACTTTCAGATTCTTCACCCAGGAGCTTGGAAAGTTCCTAGAGAAAAGGATCAGGGAAATCATAGAAGGAACGGCTAAAGCTCATAACTGTGAAGCAGAAATTAAAACCGAAATTCTAGGACCGCCGACGATAAACGACGAGAAGATGGCTAAATTTGTTGCTGAGACTGCTAAATCCCTGGGCCTAAAAGTTGGTGAAGTCAGGAAGACATTGGGAGGAGAAGATTTCGCGTTCTACTTAGAGAAGGTTCCTGGGGCCTTCATAGCACTTGGAATAAGGAATGAAAAGAAAGGAATAGTCTACCCGCACCATCATCCAAAGTTCGATGTCGATGAGGATGTCCTTTACTTAGGAACAGCCCTAGAGGTAGCTTTGGCCTTTAATTTCAAAGGTTAG
- a CDS encoding PadR family transcriptional regulator, with product MIRRVILGFMGLHILYHASKEPITGAYMMKELRKHGYDVSPGTMYPLLRKMESLGLLRSRWDVRNGRRVRLYEITGKGLEVLEEGKKKVKELCSEILEG from the coding sequence ATGATTCGCCGGGTAATCCTCGGCTTCATGGGCCTTCACATCCTGTACCACGCAAGCAAAGAGCCGATAACAGGGGCCTATATGATGAAAGAACTGAGAAAGCACGGCTACGATGTGAGCCCAGGAACAATGTATCCCCTTCTCAGGAAAATGGAGAGTTTAGGACTATTAAGGAGTAGATGGGACGTGAGGAACGGAAGAAGGGTCAGGCTCTATGAGATAACGGGGAAAGGCTTGGAAGTTTTAGAGGAGGGGAAGAAGAAAGTCAAGGAACTCTGCTCTGAGATTTTGGAGGGATAG
- the argF gene encoding ornithine carbamoyltransferase — translation MVVSLKGRDLLCLQDYTPEEIWTILETAKMLKIWQKIGKPHRLLEGKTLAMIFQKPSTRTRVSFEVAMAHLGGHALYLNAQDLQLRRGETIADTARVLSRYVDAIMARVYDHKDVEDLAKYASVPVINGLSDFSHPCQALADYMTIWEKKGTIKGVKVVYVGDGNNVAHSLMIAGTKLGADVVVATPEGYEPDEKVIKWAEQNAAESGGSFELLHDPVKAVKDADVIYTDVWASMGQEAEAEERRKIFRPFQVNKDLVKHAKPDYMFMHCLPAHRGEEVTDDVIDSPNSVVWDEAENRLHAQKAVLALLLGGVKTGF, via the coding sequence ATGGTGGTCAGCTTAAAGGGTAGGGATCTTCTCTGTCTCCAGGACTACACGCCTGAGGAGATATGGACTATTCTCGAGACAGCAAAGATGCTCAAAATCTGGCAGAAGATAGGAAAGCCCCACAGACTTCTCGAGGGTAAAACCTTGGCAATGATATTCCAGAAACCCTCAACGAGAACTAGGGTTAGCTTCGAGGTTGCGATGGCTCACCTAGGAGGACATGCACTCTACCTAAACGCTCAAGACCTACAGCTTAGAAGGGGCGAAACCATAGCGGACACCGCAAGGGTCCTAAGCAGGTACGTCGACGCTATAATGGCTAGAGTTTATGACCACAAGGACGTTGAGGATCTAGCCAAGTACGCTAGCGTTCCAGTTATAAACGGCCTTAGCGACTTCTCACACCCATGCCAGGCTCTAGCGGATTACATGACGATTTGGGAGAAGAAGGGAACTATAAAGGGAGTTAAAGTAGTTTACGTCGGTGACGGAAACAACGTTGCTCACTCACTCATGATAGCTGGAACCAAGCTTGGGGCCGATGTGGTAGTGGCGACCCCAGAGGGTTATGAGCCGGATGAGAAGGTTATAAAGTGGGCCGAGCAGAACGCCGCTGAGAGCGGAGGAAGCTTTGAGCTACTTCACGATCCGGTAAAAGCTGTCAAGGACGCTGACGTTATTTACACAGATGTATGGGCTTCAATGGGCCAGGAAGCTGAGGCTGAAGAGAGGAGAAAGATCTTCAGGCCGTTCCAAGTTAACAAGGATTTAGTTAAGCATGCCAAGCCAGATTACATGTTCATGCACTGCCTACCGGCTCACAGGGGTGAAGAAGTCACTGATGACGTCATAGACTCTCCAAATAGTGTCGTCTGGGACGAGGCGGAGAACAGGTTGCACGCCCAGAAAGCAGTTCTGGCTTTATTGCTTGGAGGCGTAAAGACGGGCTTCTGA
- a CDS encoding MFS transporter, with translation MKERKVFGISWNVFLLGLVSFLNDMSSEMIAPIVPSYLTDILKIGKLASGSIMGLIESLSSLFKVLFGYISDKFRKRKAFVALGYLISTISKGALAVTHSWWDFLILRILDRIGKGIRTAPRDALIAESSEKGKSGKSFGFHRMMDTLGAVAGPLVAMGLLALLANYPKELAYRYIFLISAVPGVIGVLIVLLLVKDKGSEVKKKIKGISALKSSNLRIFLVIVAIAALGRYSYAFTLWKAEELGYSVFQGLGFYALFNVIYALSAYPIGYYSDKVGKKIIITIGFGIAGLASLIFAYANNLPTLLLAFVLYGLYMAIEDTIPRAYMADLAKEFEKGTVIGAYHTVFGVFVFPASIIVGYLWQTYSLTVGFLYSAVMNVIAMIMMALLIKES, from the coding sequence ATGAAAGAAAGAAAGGTATTTGGGATAAGCTGGAACGTGTTCCTCCTGGGGTTAGTTAGCTTTCTCAATGACATGAGTAGCGAGATGATAGCCCCCATAGTCCCTTCATACCTAACGGACATCCTAAAGATAGGAAAATTAGCCAGTGGTTCAATTATGGGGCTAATAGAAAGCTTAAGCTCACTATTCAAGGTCTTATTTGGCTATATCAGCGATAAGTTCAGGAAGAGAAAAGCGTTCGTGGCTCTAGGGTATTTAATCTCAACGATATCGAAGGGAGCCCTAGCCGTAACCCACTCCTGGTGGGATTTCCTAATCCTAAGAATACTCGATAGGATTGGAAAGGGAATTAGAACTGCTCCCAGGGATGCCTTAATAGCTGAATCAAGTGAAAAGGGAAAGAGTGGAAAGTCATTCGGATTCCATAGGATGATGGACACGCTGGGAGCCGTCGCAGGGCCCCTCGTTGCGATGGGACTATTAGCTTTGTTGGCGAATTATCCCAAGGAGCTAGCGTACAGGTATATCTTCCTTATATCGGCCGTTCCTGGGGTAATCGGAGTGCTAATAGTTCTCTTACTCGTAAAGGATAAGGGTAGCGAAGTTAAGAAGAAGATAAAGGGTATTTCAGCGTTGAAGAGCTCTAACCTGAGGATATTCCTAGTTATAGTCGCGATAGCGGCCCTCGGTAGATATAGTTACGCATTTACGCTATGGAAGGCTGAAGAGCTCGGCTATTCAGTTTTCCAGGGTTTGGGATTCTATGCGCTGTTCAACGTTATATACGCACTATCCGCCTATCCGATAGGCTATTACTCGGACAAGGTCGGAAAGAAGATAATAATAACGATAGGCTTTGGAATAGCAGGGTTGGCATCTTTAATCTTCGCGTACGCGAATAACTTGCCTACCTTACTCCTAGCGTTCGTACTCTACGGATTGTACATGGCAATCGAGGATACAATCCCAAGAGCGTACATGGCAGACCTAGCGAAGGAATTCGAAAAGGGAACGGTAATAGGGGCATATCACACGGTCTTCGGCGTGTTCGTATTTCCAGCGTCTATAATAGTCGGCTACCTATGGCAGACGTACTCTCTAACAGTAGGTTTCCTGTACTCAGCGGTGATGAACGTTATAGCAATGATAATGATGGCCTTACTAATTAAGGAAAGCTAG
- the pyrB gene encoding aspartate carbamoyltransferase gives MDWKGRDVISIRDFSKEDIETVLATAERLERELKEKGQLEYAKGKILATLFFEPSTRTRLSFESAMHRLGGAVIGFAEASTSSVKKGESLRDTIKTVEQYCDVIVIRHPKEGAARLAAEVAEVPVINAGDGSNQHPTQTLLDLYTIKKEFGRIDGLKIGLLGDLKYGRTVHSLAEALTFYDVELYLISPELLRMPRHIVEELREKGMKVVETTTLEDVIGKLDVLYVTRIQKERFPDEQEYLKVKGSYQVNLKVLEKAKDELRIMHPLPRVDEIHPEVDNTKHAIYFRQVFNGVPVRMALLALVLGVI, from the coding sequence ATGGATTGGAAAGGTAGGGACGTGATAAGTATTAGGGACTTTTCTAAGGAAGATATAGAGACAGTCCTTGCAACCGCTGAAAGACTCGAGAGGGAATTAAAAGAGAAGGGTCAGCTGGAGTATGCAAAGGGAAAAATCCTAGCAACGCTGTTTTTTGAGCCATCTACAAGGACGAGGTTAAGCTTTGAGAGCGCTATGCACCGTTTAGGCGGAGCCGTCATAGGGTTTGCGGAAGCCTCAACGAGTAGCGTTAAGAAGGGTGAAAGCTTGAGGGACACCATTAAAACCGTTGAGCAGTACTGCGATGTGATAGTGATAAGGCATCCAAAGGAAGGTGCCGCAAGGCTTGCGGCGGAAGTTGCCGAAGTTCCGGTTATAAACGCTGGAGATGGCAGCAATCAGCACCCAACCCAAACTTTACTTGACCTATATACGATTAAGAAGGAGTTTGGAAGGATAGATGGTCTAAAGATAGGCCTCCTTGGAGACTTAAAGTATGGAAGAACTGTCCACAGCTTGGCCGAGGCATTAACTTTCTACGACGTTGAGCTCTACCTAATCTCCCCAGAACTCTTAAGGATGCCGAGGCATATAGTTGAAGAGCTCAGGGAGAAGGGGATGAAAGTCGTCGAGACTACAACCCTTGAGGACGTCATAGGGAAGTTAGACGTTCTCTACGTGACTAGGATTCAGAAGGAGAGATTCCCGGACGAGCAGGAATACCTTAAAGTTAAGGGTAGCTATCAGGTGAACCTCAAGGTGTTGGAGAAGGCTAAGGACGAGCTGAGGATAATGCATCCGTTGCCTAGGGTCGATGAGATACATCCGGAAGTGGATAACACGAAGCATGCGATTTACTTTAGGCAGGTGTTTAACGGTGTTCCAGTTAGGATGGCCCTCTTAGCTCTCGTCCTGGGGGTGATTTGA